Proteins encoded in a region of the Nocardia asteroides genome:
- a CDS encoding DUF6194 family protein, whose protein sequence is MTIDEIIDFVSALEGVLTLRPGPGDGSPQISWGDTFFYYSPDGGVPKATQPFATIVTKNYPDDERSRLDRPDTFRVNIAAGKEAFTHWTGHAPRELPPNLDHSVTDTVFPHPVYGSAGWLAIVNPDSRTDETTRDLLRTAYDRARARYERRAASTES, encoded by the coding sequence ATGACCATCGACGAGATCATCGACTTCGTATCGGCTCTCGAGGGCGTGTTGACCCTCCGCCCCGGACCCGGCGACGGCTCCCCGCAGATCAGCTGGGGCGACACGTTCTTCTACTACTCACCAGACGGCGGCGTGCCGAAGGCGACCCAACCCTTCGCGACAATCGTCACCAAGAACTATCCGGACGACGAGCGGTCCCGCCTGGACCGCCCCGACACCTTCCGCGTCAACATCGCCGCCGGAAAAGAAGCCTTCACCCACTGGACCGGCCATGCTCCGCGTGAGCTACCCCCGAATCTCGACCACAGCGTCACCGACACCGTGTTCCCGCATCCCGTCTACGGCTCCGCCGGTTGGCTCGCGATAGTGAACCCAGACAGCCGGACCGATGAGACGACCCGCGACCTGCTCCGCACCGCGTACGACCGAGCCCGTGCACGCTACGAACGGCGAGCCGCATCCACCGAGAGCTGA
- a CDS encoding aldo/keto reductase codes for MIDVPTRQLGELAVSAQGLGCMGMSHAYGAADDAQSIATLHHALDLGVTLLDTADFYGAGHNEELIGRAIAGRRDEVVLATKFGFANRLGEPTRIRGDAAYVRQACDASLRRLGVDHIDLYYLHRVDPQVPIEETVGAMAELVRAGKVRHLGLSEAGGQTIRRAHAVHPIAALQSEWSLWTRDLEAEILPVCRELGIGVVPFSPLGRGFLTGRYNSVEGLAETDVRRSQPRFAEGNLERNLAIVAKLNELAVAKGVTAGQLALAWVQYRGEDVVPIPGTRRQRNLEENLAALTVELSPEDLAAIEAAAPPEQVAGTRYDATNLTFVNG; via the coding sequence ATGATCGACGTCCCCACCCGGCAGCTCGGTGAACTGGCGGTCTCCGCGCAGGGCCTGGGATGCATGGGTATGAGTCACGCCTACGGCGCGGCGGACGACGCGCAGTCGATCGCCACTCTGCACCACGCCCTCGACCTGGGGGTGACCTTGCTGGACACCGCCGACTTCTACGGCGCCGGGCACAACGAGGAATTGATCGGACGGGCCATCGCGGGGCGCCGCGACGAGGTGGTGCTGGCGACGAAGTTCGGCTTCGCCAACCGGTTGGGGGAGCCCACCCGGATCCGTGGCGACGCCGCCTACGTGCGGCAGGCGTGCGACGCGTCGCTGCGCCGGCTCGGGGTCGATCACATCGACCTCTACTACCTGCACCGAGTCGATCCGCAGGTGCCGATCGAGGAGACCGTCGGAGCCATGGCGGAGCTGGTGCGGGCGGGGAAGGTCCGCCACCTCGGGCTGTCGGAGGCGGGCGGGCAGACCATCCGGCGGGCGCACGCGGTGCATCCGATCGCCGCGTTGCAGAGCGAGTGGTCGTTGTGGACCCGCGATCTGGAGGCGGAGATCCTGCCGGTATGCCGTGAACTCGGCATCGGCGTGGTTCCGTTCTCCCCGCTCGGGCGCGGATTCCTCACCGGCCGCTACAACTCGGTCGAAGGCTTGGCCGAGACCGACGTGCGGCGCAGCCAGCCCCGTTTCGCCGAGGGCAACCTCGAACGGAACCTGGCCATCGTCGCGAAGCTGAACGAATTGGCGGTGGCGAAGGGAGTCACTGCGGGCCAGCTCGCTCTGGCTTGGGTGCAGTATCGGGGCGAAGACGTAGTGCCGATTCCCGGCACCCGGCGGCAACGGAATCTAGAGGAGAACCTCGCGGCACTGACCGTCGAGCTGTCCCCCGAGGACCTCGCCGCCATCGAGGCCGCCGCCCCGCCCGAGCAGGTCGCGGGCACCCGCTACGACGCGACGAACCTCACCTTCGTCAACGGCTGA
- a CDS encoding thiazole synthase, translating into MAEVATASERADAPLRIADREFGSRLIMGTGGAENLAVLEEALIASGTELTTVAMRRVDAAGGTGVLDLLKRLDIAPLPNTAGCRTAAEAVLTAQLAREALGTNWVKLEVVADERTLLPDPIELLTAAEELVDDGFVVLPYTNDDPVLARRLEDTGCVAVMPLGAPIGTGLGIGNPHNIEMIVADAKVPVILDAGIGTASDAALAMELGCSAVLLATAVTRARRPELMAAAMADAVRAGYAARLAGRIPKRFWAQASSPAL; encoded by the coding sequence GTGGCTGAGGTCGCGACGGCATCCGAGCGGGCCGACGCCCCGCTGCGGATCGCCGACCGGGAATTCGGCTCCCGCCTGATCATGGGCACCGGAGGCGCGGAGAACCTCGCCGTCTTGGAGGAGGCGCTGATCGCCTCCGGCACCGAGCTGACCACCGTGGCCATGCGGCGGGTCGATGCCGCGGGCGGCACCGGCGTACTCGATCTGCTGAAGCGGCTGGACATCGCGCCGCTGCCGAACACCGCGGGCTGCCGTACCGCGGCCGAAGCGGTGCTCACCGCGCAGCTGGCGCGCGAGGCGCTGGGCACCAACTGGGTGAAACTCGAGGTGGTCGCCGACGAGCGCACCCTGCTGCCCGACCCGATCGAATTGCTCACCGCCGCCGAAGAACTCGTCGACGACGGGTTCGTCGTGCTGCCCTACACCAACGACGACCCGGTTCTGGCGCGCCGTCTGGAGGACACCGGCTGCGTGGCGGTGATGCCGCTGGGCGCGCCCATCGGCACCGGCCTGGGCATCGGCAACCCGCACAACATCGAGATGATCGTCGCCGACGCGAAGGTCCCCGTCATCCTGGACGCGGGCATCGGCACCGCGAGCGACGCCGCCCTCGCCATGGAACTCGGCTGCTCGGCGGTGTTGCTCGCCACGGCCGTGACCAGGGCCCGCCGCCCCGAACTGATGGCCGCCGCGATGGCGGATGCGGTCCGCGCCGGATACGCGGCCCGGCTGGCCGGGCGCATCCCGAAGCGGTTCTGGGCGCAGGCGTCGTCTCCGGCGCTGTGA
- the thiS gene encoding sulfur carrier protein ThiS has product MTLSSIPIGVTVNGDEHEFAEPLTVRELLERLGLPCRGVALAVDGAVFPKSRWDEPVGRGWQIEVLTAVQGG; this is encoded by the coding sequence ATGACGCTGTCATCCATCCCCATCGGTGTCACCGTGAACGGCGACGAGCACGAGTTCGCCGAGCCGCTCACCGTGCGCGAGCTGCTCGAACGACTCGGGTTGCCGTGCCGGGGCGTCGCGCTGGCGGTGGACGGCGCGGTCTTTCCCAAGTCGCGCTGGGACGAACCGGTCGGGCGCGGCTGGCAGATCGAGGTGCTGACGGCGGTTCAAGGTGGCTGA
- the thiO gene encoding glycine oxidase ThiO, whose translation MRTLAVVGGGAIGLAVAWRAAEAGWSVTLLDPAVATGASWVAGGMLAPLSEGWPGEDRVLEFGAASLARWPGFAARLEAATGVSVFVADETMTVALDAADAADLRTVADWVGGRGHELSILDRAGVREREPNLARTVRAALLAPAEPAIDNRKLVAALRRAAEAAGVGVRAESVDSLTELPHDQVVLAAGAASAQLWPGLPVRPVKGEILRLRQRPGVAPAPRRVIRARVHGRPVYLVPRADGIVVGATQYEAGFDTAVTVAGVRDLIADAEAVFPGIGEYELAEASAGSRPGSPDNLPLIGRLTDRIIAATGHGRNGMLTVPLTAEAVTGLLGGAALPEAEAADPQRFSTTVGGSR comes from the coding sequence ATGCGGACTCTGGCCGTCGTCGGTGGCGGCGCCATCGGGCTCGCCGTGGCCTGGCGGGCCGCCGAAGCCGGTTGGTCGGTCACCCTGCTCGATCCGGCGGTCGCGACCGGCGCCTCCTGGGTGGCCGGGGGCATGCTCGCACCGCTGTCGGAGGGTTGGCCCGGCGAGGATCGGGTGCTCGAGTTCGGCGCGGCGTCGCTGGCCCGCTGGCCCGGATTCGCCGCCCGGCTCGAGGCCGCGACCGGAGTTTCGGTCTTCGTGGCAGACGAGACCATGACCGTCGCGCTGGACGCGGCCGACGCGGCCGACCTGCGCACCGTGGCCGATTGGGTCGGCGGGCGCGGGCACGAGCTGTCCATCCTGGATCGCGCCGGGGTCCGCGAGCGGGAACCGAACCTGGCCCGAACGGTGCGCGCCGCGCTGCTCGCGCCCGCCGAACCCGCGATCGACAATCGCAAGCTGGTCGCCGCGCTGCGGCGGGCGGCCGAGGCGGCGGGCGTCGGTGTGCGCGCCGAGTCCGTAGACTCGCTGACGGAACTTCCGCACGACCAAGTCGTGCTCGCCGCCGGAGCCGCGTCGGCGCAGCTGTGGCCCGGACTGCCGGTCCGCCCGGTCAAGGGCGAGATCCTGCGCCTGCGGCAACGGCCGGGCGTCGCTCCCGCGCCACGCCGGGTGATTCGGGCGCGGGTGCACGGGCGGCCGGTCTACCTGGTGCCGCGCGCCGACGGCATCGTCGTCGGCGCCACCCAGTACGAGGCGGGTTTCGACACCGCGGTCACCGTCGCGGGCGTTCGCGACCTGATCGCCGACGCCGAGGCGGTGTTCCCCGGCATCGGCGAATACGAGCTCGCCGAGGCGAGCGCCGGTTCGCGGCCGGGCAGCCCGGACAACCTGCCGTTGATCGGCCGGCTCACCGACCGGATCATCGCGGCCACCGGGCACGGCCGCAACGGCATGCTGACCGTGCCGCTCACCGCGGAAGCGGTGACCGGCCTGCTCGGCGGGGCAGCCTTGCCCGAGGCGGAAGCCGCCGACCCGCAACGCTTTTCGACGACTGTAGGAGGAAGCCGATGA
- the thiE gene encoding thiamine phosphate synthase codes for MQPSHPNRPASPRERLANALLYLCTDARREKGDLAKFAEAAFAGGVDIIQLRDKGSAGEAQFGPLEAKAELGALAELKAAARRHGGLVAANDRADIALASGADVLHLGQADLPPWYARRILGPDVVIGRSTHNRAQAGLAAIDEHIDYFCTGPIWATPTKPGRQAAGPELVRSTADAHPTRPWFAIGGINADNLAQVLEAGAKRVVVVRAITEARDPEAAARELKTALLANA; via the coding sequence GTGCAACCCTCCCACCCGAATCGACCCGCCTCGCCGCGGGAACGTCTGGCGAACGCGCTCCTGTATCTCTGCACCGACGCACGCCGGGAGAAGGGCGATCTGGCCAAGTTCGCCGAGGCGGCGTTCGCGGGCGGAGTCGACATCATCCAGCTCAGAGACAAGGGATCGGCGGGCGAGGCCCAGTTCGGCCCGCTGGAGGCCAAGGCCGAGCTCGGCGCGCTCGCCGAGTTGAAGGCCGCCGCGCGCAGGCACGGCGGCCTGGTCGCGGCGAACGATCGCGCCGACATCGCCCTCGCCTCGGGCGCCGACGTGCTGCATCTCGGCCAGGCCGACCTCCCGCCCTGGTACGCGCGCCGGATACTCGGACCGGACGTGGTGATCGGACGATCCACGCACAATCGCGCGCAGGCCGGACTCGCCGCGATCGATGAGCACATCGATTACTTCTGCACCGGCCCCATCTGGGCGACCCCGACCAAACCCGGCAGGCAGGCGGCCGGTCCCGAACTGGTCCGATCGACGGCGGATGCCCATCCCACCCGGCCTTGGTTCGCGATCGGCGGGATCAACGCCGACAACCTCGCGCAAGTGCTGGAGGCCGGGGCGAAGCGGGTCGTCGTGGTGCGCGCGATCACCGAGGCCCGCGATCCGGAAGCCGCGGCGCGCGAACTCAAAACGGCCCTGCTCGCGAACGCGTGA
- a CDS encoding NUDIX hydrolase: MRGDGDGWSRGPDGLRHWGRFGAAGLLLRAPLADGGSAVLLQHRALWSHQGGTWALPGGARDSHETPVHAAVREAWEEAGIDADDIRVRAERVTASALSGWTYTTVVADAVMTLPTTGNRESTELAWVPEDEVEARPLHPGFAASWPTLRAAPARVLLAEIGEDRAVAAALPRTLDLAGLGFVWLHSDPAGPGDYARIIDEPDAQVVEPAQSGNTAVETALSFTRGQVLS; this comes from the coding sequence ATGCGTGGTGACGGTGACGGTTGGTCGCGTGGCCCCGACGGATTGCGGCACTGGGGTCGCTTCGGCGCCGCCGGACTTCTCCTGCGCGCTCCGCTCGCCGACGGCGGTTCGGCGGTACTGCTGCAACACCGCGCCCTCTGGAGTCATCAGGGCGGAACATGGGCCTTGCCCGGCGGGGCACGCGACAGCCATGAGACGCCCGTGCACGCGGCGGTGCGCGAGGCATGGGAGGAGGCGGGGATCGATGCCGACGACATCCGGGTGCGCGCCGAGCGGGTGACGGCGTCGGCCCTGAGCGGCTGGACCTATACGACGGTCGTCGCCGACGCGGTCATGACCCTGCCGACCACGGGGAATCGCGAGAGCACCGAGCTGGCGTGGGTCCCGGAGGACGAGGTGGAGGCCCGTCCCCTGCATCCGGGCTTCGCCGCATCCTGGCCCACCCTGCGCGCCGCACCCGCACGGGTGCTGCTCGCCGAGATCGGCGAGGACCGCGCCGTGGCCGCCGCGCTGCCGCGCACGCTGGACCTCGCCGGTCTCGGGTTCGTCTGGCTGCACTCGGATCCGGCCGGTCCTGGCGACTACGCCAGGATCATCGACGAGCCGGACGCGCAGGTCGTCGAGCCCGCGCAGAGCGGAAACACCGCGGTGGAGACCGCGCTTTCGTTCACCCGCGGGCAGGTGCTGTCCTGA
- a CDS encoding glutamate ABC transporter substrate-binding protein, with protein sequence MRSARGILVAVVLVVALASGCASDSSAPLPTKTPKYTDPPLPAKAVPVLTDSPVPPPPGTPRCGDPTASLRPTGAGAAARGPAIDAIRARGRLLVGLDTGSNLFSYRDPVSGAIVGFDADIAREVARDLLGSPDLIEFRSLGSAERETALQNRTVDLVAKTMTINCERRERVAFSTVYLHANQRVLAVKNSGIRSLADLAGRRVCIVSGTTSLEHMRREQPAATILTVPSWADCLVVLQQRQVDAVSTDDAVLAGLAAQDPYTELVGGSISEEPYGIGIPKGNDDLVRFVNGTLERIRNDGTWVGLYQKYLTVLGPVPAPPAPTYQD encoded by the coding sequence ATGAGATCCGCGCGCGGCATTCTGGTAGCCGTCGTCCTGGTGGTGGCACTGGCGAGCGGCTGCGCGAGCGATTCCAGCGCGCCGCTGCCGACCAAGACGCCGAAGTACACCGATCCTCCGCTGCCCGCGAAAGCCGTACCGGTGCTCACCGATTCGCCGGTCCCGCCGCCGCCGGGCACACCGCGGTGCGGGGACCCGACCGCCAGCCTGCGCCCGACCGGAGCGGGCGCCGCCGCGCGCGGCCCGGCGATCGACGCGATCCGGGCGCGGGGCAGGCTGCTCGTCGGGCTGGACACGGGCAGCAATCTGTTCAGCTATCGCGACCCGGTCTCGGGCGCCATCGTCGGCTTCGACGCCGACATCGCCCGGGAGGTGGCCCGCGACCTGCTCGGCAGTCCGGATCTGATCGAGTTCCGCAGCCTCGGCTCCGCCGAGCGTGAGACGGCGTTGCAGAACCGCACCGTCGACCTGGTCGCCAAGACCATGACGATCAACTGCGAGCGGCGCGAGAGGGTCGCGTTCTCCACCGTCTACCTGCACGCGAATCAGCGGGTGCTCGCGGTGAAGAACTCCGGGATCCGAAGCCTGGCCGACTTGGCCGGCCGTCGGGTATGCATCGTTTCCGGCACCACGTCGCTGGAGCACATGCGCCGCGAGCAACCTGCCGCGACCATCCTCACCGTGCCGAGCTGGGCCGACTGCCTGGTCGTCCTGCAACAGCGCCAGGTCGACGCGGTCAGCACCGACGACGCCGTCCTCGCGGGTCTGGCGGCGCAGGACCCGTACACGGAGTTGGTCGGCGGCAGTATCAGCGAGGAGCCGTACGGCATCGGCATCCCCAAGGGCAACGACGATCTCGTCCGCTTCGTCAACGGCACGCTGGAACGGATCCGTAACGACGGCACGTGGGTCGGGCTGTACCAGAAATATCTCACCGTCCTCGGCCCCGTTCCCGCCCCACCCGCTCCTACCTATCAGGATTGA
- a CDS encoding protein kinase, with the protein MQVHRLDTTAGTVAWNREPDDERSGRPQPPAPDLDVAEPTLAAGADDGPGTEVARDERGTAARTEAAGQEGTRRTDSDPTSAPLRTSGRSVRTARTRPVVRRLGAGLVPIPTVTPADPRDAVLTDAVVSEGRRFCWRCGKPVGRATATRPATTAGTCATCDVPFDFRPTLHAGDMVAGQYEIQGCIAHGGLGWIYLAIDRNVSDRWVVLKGLLHTGDAEAQAVAMSERQFLAEMAHPSIVKIYNFVEHTGDDGTPVGYIVMEYVGGRSLRDILDAYERPRRMPVTEAIAYLLEILPALDYLHSTGLTYNDLKPDNIMVTEDQVKLIDLGAVTTIEAYGNLYGTRGFQAPELARTGPTIASDIYTVGRTLAVLTLHMPSEHGRYLDGLPEPADEPVLARYESFHRLLLCATDPDPQRRFPSARAMSAQLSGVLRKILALETDTEHPQLSVVFTPPRASFGTEELISQTDAYTDGRPRSSGLDALDVVAGLPIPLLDPAEPSAPLLAAAVHPEPAHALEALRHARDRAESDPGNAPETLDLELTLAEARVRLDLRESATVLDLLARLPEREWRVSWYRGMAELLDREYERAFTNFDEVFRVLPGEIAPQLAIAATAELVLQHWDSPDPEQWRAYAEKAYETVWRTDRTVVSAAFGLARQLAADDRVDEAVQALDAVPAASRHFTTARMTAVLLMLTAAPVADLDEATLHISASRVLSLPAGESRAVQMRVLVLGAALAWLQAGNTPKRPDATLFGAPFTERELRAGTEAGLRSLARGAPNRKHRYALVDLANVIRAKTWI; encoded by the coding sequence ATGCAGGTGCATCGCCTGGACACGACCGCGGGCACGGTCGCCTGGAACCGCGAGCCGGACGACGAACGGTCCGGAAGGCCGCAGCCACCGGCCCCCGACCTGGACGTCGCGGAACCAACGCTCGCTGCCGGGGCCGACGACGGCCCGGGCACGGAGGTGGCACGCGACGAGCGGGGTACGGCAGCGCGGACCGAGGCAGCGGGGCAGGAAGGCACTCGCCGAACGGACTCCGACCCCACATCGGCGCCGCTGCGCACCTCCGGACGCAGCGTGCGCACCGCGCGAACCCGTCCGGTGGTGCGGCGGCTCGGCGCGGGACTGGTGCCGATCCCGACGGTGACGCCCGCCGACCCGCGCGACGCGGTGCTCACCGACGCGGTGGTCTCCGAGGGCAGGCGATTCTGCTGGCGCTGCGGCAAACCCGTCGGCCGGGCGACCGCGACCAGGCCCGCGACCACGGCGGGTACCTGCGCGACCTGCGACGTGCCCTTCGACTTTCGCCCCACCCTGCACGCGGGCGACATGGTGGCGGGGCAGTACGAGATCCAGGGTTGCATCGCCCACGGCGGACTGGGCTGGATCTACCTGGCCATCGACCGCAATGTCAGCGACCGCTGGGTCGTGCTGAAGGGCCTGCTGCACACCGGCGACGCCGAAGCGCAGGCGGTGGCCATGTCCGAACGTCAATTCCTCGCCGAGATGGCGCATCCCAGCATCGTCAAGATCTACAACTTCGTCGAGCACACCGGCGACGACGGCACACCGGTCGGCTACATCGTCATGGAGTACGTGGGCGGCCGGTCGCTGCGCGACATCCTCGACGCCTACGAACGCCCGCGGCGCATGCCGGTCACCGAGGCCATCGCCTACCTGCTGGAGATCCTGCCCGCGCTGGACTACCTGCACTCGACCGGATTGACCTACAACGACCTCAAACCCGACAACATCATGGTCACCGAGGACCAGGTCAAGCTGATCGATCTCGGCGCCGTCACCACCATCGAGGCCTACGGAAACCTCTACGGCACCAGAGGATTCCAGGCGCCGGAGCTCGCGCGCACCGGCCCGACCATCGCCTCGGACATCTACACGGTGGGGCGCACGCTGGCCGTGCTCACCTTGCACATGCCCTCCGAGCACGGGCGTTACCTCGACGGACTTCCCGAGCCCGCCGACGAGCCGGTGCTGGCACGCTACGAGTCCTTCCACCGTCTGCTGCTGTGCGCCACCGACCCGGACCCGCAGCGCCGATTCCCCTCCGCCCGGGCGATGTCGGCCCAGTTGTCGGGCGTGCTGCGCAAGATCCTCGCGCTGGAGACCGACACCGAGCACCCGCAGCTGTCGGTGGTCTTCACGCCGCCACGGGCCAGTTTCGGTACCGAGGAGCTGATCAGCCAGACCGACGCCTACACCGACGGCCGACCCCGCAGCAGCGGATTGGACGCCCTCGACGTGGTGGCAGGGCTGCCGATCCCGCTGCTCGACCCGGCCGAACCGTCGGCGCCCCTGCTCGCGGCCGCGGTGCATCCGGAACCAGCCCACGCGTTGGAGGCGCTGCGGCACGCCCGAGACCGAGCCGAGTCCGACCCCGGCAACGCTCCGGAGACGCTCGACCTGGAACTCACCCTCGCCGAGGCGCGCGTGCGGCTCGATCTGCGCGAGTCCGCCACGGTCTTGGACCTGCTCGCGCGGCTGCCCGAACGGGAATGGCGGGTGAGCTGGTATCGCGGTATGGCCGAATTGCTCGACCGGGAGTACGAGCGCGCTTTCACGAATTTCGACGAGGTCTTCCGGGTGCTCCCCGGTGAGATCGCACCCCAGCTCGCCATCGCCGCCACGGCCGAACTCGTGCTCCAGCACTGGGATTCACCCGACCCCGAACAGTGGCGCGCCTACGCCGAGAAGGCATACGAGACCGTCTGGCGCACCGACCGCACCGTGGTCAGCGCTGCCTTCGGGCTGGCCAGGCAACTGGCCGCGGACGACCGGGTGGACGAGGCGGTGCAGGCGCTGGACGCCGTGCCCGCCGCGTCGCGGCATTTCACCACCGCGCGGATGACCGCCGTATTGCTGATGCTCACGGCCGCGCCGGTGGCCGACCTCGACGAGGCCACCCTGCACATCTCGGCGTCGCGGGTGCTGAGCCTGCCCGCGGGCGAGAGTCGCGCGGTGCAGATGCGGGTGCTGGTACTCGGCGCCGCCCTGGCGTGGCTCCAGGCGGGCAACACGCCGAAGCGCCCCGATGCCACGCTGTTCGGCGCGCCGTTCACCGAACGCGAGCTCAGGGCGGGCACCGAGGCGGGCCTGCGCTCGCTGGCTCGGGGAGCGCCCAATCGCAAGCATCGCTACGCGCTGGTCGACCTGGCCAACGTGATCCGCGCGAAGACCTGGATCTAA
- a CDS encoding acetate kinase, producing the protein MSKTAEGMVLVINSGSSSIKYQLVDPDSSVVAASGMVERIGEDEGGIVHRADGSTTERREPIADHAAGLRLVFDTFAATGHDLVREGVRAVGHRVVHGGEVFYRPTLIDDDVVAAITELASLAPLHNPANVAGIESARALLPGVPEVAVFDTAFFHGLPAAAKTYAIDAEVAAAHGIRKYGFHGTSHEYVSGCVAQLLGRDPAELNQIVFHLGNGASASAIRGGRPVDTSMGLTPLEGLVMGTRSGDLDPGIVAHLARSAHMDIDEIDTLLNRDSGIKGLSGVNDFRELRRLIADGDEAARLAYDVYIHRLRRYLGAYLIELGGVDAITFTAGVGENSPQVRADALAGLTRFGIEVDPAANTAENRGARRISPPDAPVAVLVVPTNEELAIARAARQVVDRLD; encoded by the coding sequence ATGAGCAAGACGGCCGAGGGCATGGTGCTGGTGATCAACTCCGGCTCCTCGTCCATCAAATACCAGCTCGTGGATCCGGATTCGAGCGTGGTCGCGGCGTCCGGGATGGTCGAGCGCATCGGCGAGGACGAGGGCGGGATCGTGCATCGCGCCGACGGCTCGACCACCGAGCGTCGTGAGCCGATCGCCGACCACGCCGCCGGGCTGCGGCTGGTCTTCGACACCTTCGCCGCGACGGGCCACGATCTGGTCCGAGAGGGTGTGCGGGCCGTCGGGCACCGGGTGGTGCACGGCGGCGAGGTGTTCTACCGGCCCACGCTGATCGATGACGACGTGGTCGCCGCGATCACCGAACTCGCTTCGCTGGCGCCGCTGCACAATCCGGCCAACGTCGCCGGGATCGAGAGCGCGCGTGCGCTGCTGCCGGGAGTGCCGGAGGTCGCCGTCTTCGACACGGCGTTCTTCCACGGCCTGCCCGCCGCCGCGAAGACCTACGCCATCGACGCCGAAGTGGCCGCCGCGCACGGCATCCGGAAGTACGGTTTTCACGGCACATCGCACGAGTACGTGTCCGGCTGCGTGGCGCAACTGCTCGGGCGCGACCCTGCCGAGCTGAACCAGATCGTCTTCCACCTGGGCAACGGCGCGTCGGCCTCCGCCATCCGCGGCGGGCGTCCGGTCGACACCAGCATGGGACTCACCCCGCTGGAAGGTCTGGTGATGGGCACCAGGTCCGGCGATCTCGACCCCGGCATCGTGGCGCATCTGGCCCGATCCGCGCACATGGACATCGATGAGATCGACACCTTGCTCAACCGGGACTCCGGCATCAAGGGGCTGTCCGGCGTGAACGATTTCCGCGAACTACGCCGCCTCATCGCCGACGGTGACGAGGCCGCCCGGCTCGCCTACGACGTGTACATCCATCGGTTGCGCCGCTACCTCGGGGCGTACCTGATCGAACTCGGCGGCGTCGACGCGATCACCTTCACCGCCGGAGTGGGGGAGAACAGCCCGCAGGTGCGCGCCGATGCCCTCGCGGGCCTCACCCGGTTCGGCATCGAGGTCGACCCGGCGGCCAACACCGCCGAAAACCGTGGCGCGCGGCGTATCTCCCCGCCCGACGCGCCGGTCGCGGTCCTCGTGGTGCCGACCAATGAGGAACTGGCGATCGCCCGCGCCGCACGGCAGGTGGTCGACCGGCTCGATTAG